A part of Streptomyces sp. DSM 40750 genomic DNA contains:
- a CDS encoding ANTAR domain-containing response regulator → MTAPESPQPVDAPDDDKSHVPPLTTRVVIAEDEALIRLDLKEMLEEEGYSVVGEAGDGEQAIELAREHQPDLVILDVKMPKMDGISAAEKIAEERIAPVLMLTAFSQRDLVERARDAGAMAYLVKPFSKSDVVPAIEMAVSRFTELKELEKEVADLTLRLETRKLVDRAKSILQTEYGLTEPAAFRWIQKTSMDRRMSMQQVAEAVIQDADEKKAAKG, encoded by the coding sequence GTGACCGCCCCCGAGTCGCCCCAGCCCGTAGACGCGCCCGACGACGACAAGTCGCACGTGCCTCCGCTGACGACCCGTGTCGTCATCGCCGAGGACGAGGCGTTGATCCGCCTCGATCTCAAGGAGATGCTCGAAGAGGAGGGCTACTCCGTCGTGGGCGAGGCCGGTGACGGTGAGCAGGCCATCGAGCTGGCCCGGGAGCACCAGCCGGACCTCGTGATCCTCGATGTGAAGATGCCGAAGATGGACGGCATCTCCGCCGCCGAGAAGATCGCTGAGGAGCGCATCGCGCCCGTGCTGATGCTGACCGCCTTCTCGCAGCGCGATCTCGTCGAGCGGGCTCGGGACGCCGGTGCGATGGCGTACCTCGTCAAGCCGTTCAGCAAGAGTGATGTCGTCCCGGCGATCGAGATGGCCGTCTCGCGCTTCACCGAGTTGAAGGAGCTGGAGAAGGAGGTCGCCGACCTCACTCTCCGCCTGGAGACTCGCAAGCTGGTCGACCGGGCGAAGTCGATTCTGCAGACGGAGTACGGGCTGACGGAGCCGGCCGCGTTCCGGTGGATCCAGAAGACGTCGATGGACCGTCGGATGTCGATGCAGCAGGTGGCCGAGGCCGTCATTCAGGATGCCGACGAGAAGAAGGCCGCCAAGGGCTGA
- a CDS encoding branched-chain amino acid ABC transporter permease translates to MTTHTTASPAPTAKHDSTSRGLVGLPENIGRALATGGGVLAVISTFLSWTWTSAFPGNLTVYGYPGGLQVLVLIGGALTTVFGLASYGIKGLRWLTPAGADSAIKLAALGTFATAWFTILAISIQLGGVVNLEPGGYVAAVATLATLLGALSLPFERPVPEIADPEDTGWEEFLLGARNARSLAKACFATGTSTPAPKLPSYAEILIIVAAMTLGLVIFTYGIGTEYDELFVGFLITAGFGFGALAKAGLVGRVSAVTGKHRTITMIGAFTAAAAFPFTQSDDQYATIGVYILIFATVALGLNIVVGLAGLLDLGYVAFLGVGAYTAAMVSGSPSSPFDIHLPFWASAILGAVVAMIFGVIIGAPTLRLRGDYLAIVTLGFGEIFRLAVLNMDGTSGPDITNGSNGISSIPNLNILGFDFGQEHSIAGFTIARFANYFFLMLLITFIVVVVFRRSSDSRIGRAWIAIREDETAALAMGINGFRVKLIAFALGAALAGLAGTVQAHVTYTVTPEQYQFAHVVPPNSAFLLAAVVLGGMGTISGPLVGAALLYLIPAKLQFLGNYQLFAFGLALVLLMRFRPEGIIPNRRRQLEFHEDAEAPTVLSKAGA, encoded by the coding sequence ATGACCACACACACCACCGCATCCCCGGCTCCGACCGCCAAGCACGACAGCACTTCGAGGGGTCTCGTGGGCCTCCCGGAGAACATCGGCCGTGCCCTCGCCACCGGCGGCGGCGTCCTCGCCGTGATCTCCACCTTCCTCTCCTGGACCTGGACCTCCGCCTTCCCCGGCAACCTCACCGTCTACGGCTACCCCGGCGGCCTCCAGGTCCTCGTCCTCATCGGCGGCGCCCTCACCACCGTCTTCGGCCTCGCCTCCTACGGCATCAAGGGCCTGCGCTGGCTCACCCCCGCCGGCGCCGACAGCGCCATCAAACTGGCCGCCCTCGGCACCTTCGCCACCGCCTGGTTCACGATCCTCGCGATCAGCATCCAGCTCGGCGGCGTCGTCAACCTCGAACCCGGCGGCTACGTCGCGGCCGTCGCCACCCTCGCCACCCTCCTCGGCGCCCTCTCCCTGCCGTTCGAACGACCGGTACCCGAGATCGCCGACCCCGAGGACACCGGCTGGGAAGAGTTCCTGCTGGGCGCACGCAACGCACGCTCCCTCGCCAAGGCCTGCTTCGCCACCGGCACCTCGACCCCGGCGCCCAAACTGCCCTCCTACGCCGAGATCCTGATCATCGTCGCGGCGATGACCCTCGGCCTGGTCATCTTCACCTACGGCATCGGCACCGAGTACGACGAACTCTTCGTCGGCTTCCTCATCACCGCCGGCTTCGGCTTCGGCGCCCTCGCCAAGGCAGGTCTCGTCGGCCGCGTCTCCGCGGTCACCGGCAAGCACCGCACCATCACCATGATCGGCGCGTTCACCGCGGCCGCCGCGTTCCCCTTCACCCAGTCCGACGACCAGTACGCGACCATCGGCGTCTACATCCTGATCTTCGCCACCGTCGCCCTCGGCCTGAACATCGTCGTCGGCCTCGCCGGCCTCCTCGACCTCGGATACGTCGCCTTCCTCGGCGTCGGCGCCTACACCGCGGCCATGGTCTCCGGCTCACCCTCCTCGCCGTTCGACATCCACCTGCCGTTCTGGGCATCCGCCATCCTCGGCGCCGTCGTCGCCATGATCTTCGGCGTCATCATCGGCGCCCCGACCCTGCGGCTGCGCGGCGACTACCTCGCCATCGTGACCCTCGGCTTCGGTGAGATCTTCCGCCTCGCCGTCCTCAACATGGACGGCACCTCCGGACCCGACATCACCAACGGCTCCAACGGCATCTCCTCGATCCCGAACCTCAACATCCTCGGCTTCGACTTCGGCCAGGAACACTCCATCGCCGGGTTCACCATCGCCCGGTTCGCCAACTACTTCTTCCTGATGCTCCTCATCACGTTCATCGTCGTGGTGGTCTTCCGGCGCAGCAGCGACTCCCGCATCGGCCGCGCCTGGATCGCGATCCGCGAGGACGAGACCGCCGCACTCGCCATGGGCATCAACGGCTTCCGGGTCAAGCTCATCGCCTTCGCCCTCGGCGCCGCCCTCGCCGGCCTCGCCGGCACGGTCCAGGCACACGTCACCTACACCGTGACGCCGGAGCAGTACCAGTTCGCCCACGTGGTCCCGCCCAACTCGGCGTTCCTCCTCGCAGCCGTCGTACTCGGCGGCATGGGCACCATCAGCGGACCCCTCGTCGGCGCCGCACTGCTCTACCTGATCCCGGCCAAGCTCCAGTTCCTCGGCAACTACCAGCTCTTCGCCTTCGGCCTCGCCCTCGTCCTGCTGATGCGCTTCCGCCCGGAAGGCATCATCCCCAACCGGCGCCGCCAGCTCGAATTCCACGAAGACGCCGAAGCACCCACAGTCCTCAGCAAGGCAGGGGCCTGA
- a CDS encoding helix-turn-helix domain-containing protein, whose product MCDMGTREQALALVAQGRSLSSISRETGISRATLRSWQRRIEPLKRPTGRPCPRCDDIPRMPEQPAAYAYLLGLYLGDGCISAHRKGVYYMRIVLDRTWPGVIDACETALRAVRPSNSVCRVKRQGCFAVSSASKHWPCLFPQHGAGKKHERPILLEPWQQEVVDAHPWEFIRGLIHSDGCRITNWTTHLVAGVTKRYEYPRYFFSNKSDDIRKLFTDTLDKVGVEWTTLARGSNPFNVSIARKASVALMDTHVGPKH is encoded by the coding sequence ATGTGCGACATGGGTACACGCGAGCAGGCCTTGGCTCTCGTAGCACAGGGGCGCAGCCTGAGCTCCATCAGTAGAGAAACCGGCATCTCACGCGCCACTCTCCGCAGTTGGCAGCGCCGTATCGAACCCCTGAAGCGCCCCACAGGCCGCCCCTGCCCCCGGTGCGACGACATACCGCGGATGCCTGAGCAACCAGCCGCGTATGCCTACCTGTTGGGCCTCTACCTTGGGGACGGGTGTATCAGCGCTCATAGGAAAGGCGTCTACTACATGCGCATCGTGCTGGACAGGACCTGGCCCGGTGTCATCGACGCATGCGAGACCGCGCTTCGTGCCGTGCGCCCGAGCAACAGCGTCTGCCGGGTCAAGAGGCAGGGCTGTTTCGCCGTCTCCAGCGCCAGCAAACACTGGCCGTGCCTCTTCCCTCAACACGGCGCAGGCAAGAAGCACGAGCGCCCCATCCTCCTCGAACCCTGGCAGCAGGAAGTCGTCGATGCTCACCCTTGGGAGTTCATCCGTGGCCTCATCCACTCAGACGGCTGCCGCATCACCAACTGGACAACCCACCTCGTCGCCGGTGTGACCAAGCGCTACGAGTACCCGCGCTACTTCTTCAGCAACAAATCCGACGACATCCGGAAGCTCTTCACCGACACCCTCGACAAGGTGGGCGTCGAGTGGACCACTCTCGCTCGCGGCAGCAACCCGTTCAACGTCTCCATCGCCCGCAAAGCCTCGGTAGCCCTCATGGACACCCACGTAGGCCCGAAACACTGA
- a CDS encoding ABC transporter ATP-binding protein, giving the protein MTALLEVEDLRVAYGKIEAVKGISFKVDAGEVVTLIGTNGAGKTTTLRTLSGLLKPVGGQVKFNGKSLKKIPAHNIVSLGLAHSPEGRHIFPRMTIEDNLRLGAFLRSDKPGIEKDIQRAYDLFPILGERRKQAAGTLSGGEQQMLAMGRALMSQPKLLMLDEPSMGLSPIMMQKIMATISELKSQGTTILLVEQNAQAALSLADQGHVMEIGKIVLSGTGSDLLHDESVRKAYLGED; this is encoded by the coding sequence ATGACCGCACTGCTCGAAGTAGAGGACCTCCGGGTCGCCTACGGCAAGATCGAAGCCGTCAAGGGCATCTCCTTCAAGGTCGACGCCGGCGAGGTCGTCACCCTCATCGGCACCAACGGCGCCGGCAAGACCACGACCCTGCGCACCCTGTCCGGCCTGCTCAAGCCCGTCGGCGGCCAGGTCAAGTTCAACGGCAAGTCGCTCAAGAAGATCCCCGCGCACAACATCGTCTCGCTGGGACTCGCCCACTCCCCCGAGGGGCGGCACATCTTCCCGCGCATGACCATCGAGGACAACCTCCGCCTCGGCGCCTTCCTGCGCAGCGACAAGCCCGGCATCGAGAAGGACATCCAGCGCGCCTACGACCTCTTCCCCATCCTGGGCGAACGAAGGAAGCAGGCCGCGGGAACCCTCTCCGGCGGCGAACAGCAGATGCTCGCGATGGGCCGGGCCCTCATGTCCCAGCCCAAGCTGCTCATGCTCGACGAACCCTCCATGGGCCTCTCGCCGATCATGATGCAGAAGATCATGGCGACGATCTCCGAGCTCAAGTCCCAGGGCACCACCATCCTGCTCGTCGAGCAGAACGCGCAGGCCGCGCTCTCCCTCGCCGACCAGGGTCACGTCATGGAGATCGGCAAGATCGTCCTCTCCGGCACGGGCTCCGACCTGCTGCACGACGAGTCGGTCCGCAAGGCGTACCTCGGCGAGGACTAG
- a CDS encoding ABC transporter ATP-binding protein gives MTTDTTTKDATPGANAPGETVLDARGVTMRFGGLTAVRNVNLTVNSGEIVGLIGPNGAGKTTFFNCLTGLYIPTEGEVRYKGQVLPPKSFKVTAAGIARTFQNIRLFANMTVLENVLVGRHTRTKEGLWSALLRGPGFHKAEAASRERAMELLEFVGLDAKAEHLARNLPYGEQRKLEIARALASEPGLLLLDEPTAGMNPQETRTTEELVFAIRDKGIAVLVIEHDMRFIFNLCDRVAVLVQGEKLVEGDSATVQGDERVVAAYLGEPFEDAPGKDEVAEVEAAEAHAEPSKDAAPGKENDR, from the coding sequence ATGACCACCGACACCACCACCAAGGACGCCACACCGGGCGCCAACGCCCCCGGCGAGACCGTGCTCGACGCCCGCGGCGTGACCATGCGCTTCGGCGGCCTCACCGCCGTACGCAACGTCAACCTCACCGTCAACAGCGGCGAGATCGTCGGACTCATCGGCCCCAACGGCGCCGGCAAGACAACCTTCTTCAACTGCCTCACCGGCCTCTACATCCCCACCGAGGGCGAAGTCCGCTACAAGGGCCAGGTCCTCCCGCCCAAATCCTTCAAGGTCACCGCGGCCGGCATCGCCCGCACCTTCCAGAACATCCGCCTGTTCGCCAACATGACGGTCCTGGAAAACGTCCTCGTCGGTCGCCACACCCGCACCAAGGAAGGCCTCTGGTCCGCCCTCCTGCGCGGCCCCGGCTTCCACAAGGCCGAAGCCGCCTCCCGCGAACGCGCCATGGAACTCCTGGAGTTCGTCGGCCTGGACGCCAAAGCCGAACACCTGGCCCGCAACCTCCCCTACGGCGAACAGCGCAAGCTGGAGATCGCACGGGCACTGGCGAGCGAACCGGGCCTGCTCCTCCTGGACGAGCCGACAGCCGGCATGAACCCCCAGGAGACGCGCACCACCGAGGAACTCGTCTTCGCCATCCGAGACAAGGGCATCGCCGTCCTCGTCATCGAGCACGACATGCGGTTCATCTTCAACCTCTGCGACCGCGTCGCCGTCCTCGTCCAAGGCGAAAAGCTCGTCGAAGGCGACAGCGCCACCGTCCAGGGAGACGAACGCGTCGTCGCCGCCTACCTCGGCGAACCCTTCGAAGACGCACCCGGCAAGGACGAGGTCGCCGAAGTCGAGGCCGCCGAGGCACACGCCGAGCCCTCGAAGGACGCCGCGCCCGGCAAGGAGAACGACCGATGA